The nucleotide window TATTTAGCAAAGTCTATCATGTTAGAAGATGGAGTAATAGCAGAGCCCTGTGCGTTGTACCTAGGAGAATGGTCTGAATAATGGCTTGGGTGCTCAGGCGGGTGTGTCTGGTGCACAGGTGTTGATACGTACTGTTTTGACGTTGTGGGCGAGCCATCATGGTTGTAGGCGGGACTTGATTCAGGGACCTCCTGCCTTGTCAGTGGCTGTGTCTCTGTGATATGGGGAGGGGGCGGTGTGTCTGAGGCAGGTGTGTTTGGTTTGAAGCTGACCTGAGCCTGATGTTCCAAATATGCTTCTGTTCGCTGTCGAATTGACTGTGGTGAGACGTCACTCCCGACGACGCTGTGCATGTCCTCACATTCTTTTCTTGCAGCAGCCTCTAAAACTTCAGCCTCTGCGTTGGCGGCAGCAGCTTCTTTTTCCAGTTCTAGTGCTTCTAGGTTTGCTTGTAGTGTAGCCTTTTCCAAATCTAACTTGGCTTTCTGTTTCTTCAATTCCAACTCTTTTTGTGCGAATGTGACTCTGGTGTGTGCGGCTTCAGCTGCAGCTCTGGCCATAGCAGCGGCACTAGCCACTGAGCACTTGGAAGAAGATGTGCCCTTGGAGCTGGGCGCTGATGATGCTTTTTCATCCTTTTGTGTTGTCTGGGCTTCCATAACTGTGGCAGATGAATCCTTCTGACAGTATGACTTTTCACTGTACTGTTCTCTCTATGTGTTATACTTCCAAAGTGTTAACATAGATAAACAGCCAGCCAAACTCCTTTTCAAGAGCCAGGAAGTGAGCGTGCATGCTCCTTTATTGACTTCTTCAACAGCAGGTAAGTCAGGTTGACAGCATTGAATCAGAGTGAAACTAGAAAAGAAAGATACAAAAAATGCTGTGATGGATTTCTATGATATAACAGGTAAGTATATGATGGTACAGTTGTCTTACAGGCTCAAACACATTACGTACTTTCTTACAAACTTAGAAAACATATCAACAAACTCGTCAATATAAATCAATATAACTTGTTAAACATGTAAATAATGTGTAACACTTACAGTCATTGCTTTCtgagggatacacacacaaaggattATTCAAGAATTAACAGCCATGCGGTGATACAAACACGCCATCACGTTGTGTTTACACAAAAATTCTCTCGTTGTGTTTACACAATGTGCTTCCTGTTACTGGGttgctttcaaaataaaggctCCGTAATACCTTTGCAACAATAAAACGTTTCAACAGTAACtttaagtgtattttaatataaaacCTATTCAGGGCAGAACAATACCATTGTTGCCTTTTCCCACTGGCAGCCCTTACAGTAGCCTACATCCAGATGGGATACTTAACCTAATTGCCATTTGTCTTTGAATGTATATTTACAATGtgcatcaataaaataaaaacattttaactGGTGAATACTTTATACTATGACAAGTATTGACTGCATATTATAGCTTCTATCACTCCAATTGCAATAGGAccaatatatatgaatgaaacaaCGTACCACTTGTAGTATTAAATACTGTAATGAACTGACAGCAAACATTTCACCATCATTTGCAGAATGACAAAGCCAAAAACGAGGCTGTGCCCTTCCTGCCGG belongs to Gadus chalcogrammus isolate NIFS_2021 chromosome 5, NIFS_Gcha_1.0, whole genome shotgun sequence and includes:
- the LOC130382796 gene encoding uncharacterized protein LOC130382796 isoform X2, translated to MEAQTTQKDEKASSAPSSKGTSSSKCSVASAAAMARAAAEAAHTRVTFAQKELELKKQKAKLDLEKATLQANLEALELEKEAAAANAEAEVLEAAARKECEDMHSVVGSDVSPQSIRQRTEAYLEHQAQVSFKPNTPASDTPPPPHITETQPLTRQEVPESSPAYNHDGSPTTSKQYVSTPVHQTHPPEHPSHYSDHSPRYNAQGSAITPSSNMIDFAKYLARRELITTGLTKFDDRPESFRAWQSSFFNATQDLDLSASEELDLLVKWLGRESSEHFKRIRTVHVTNPQAALRLSWTRFRECYANPEVIESALFRRLDNFPRLTSKENIKLRELSDLLMELLSAKEDGYLPGLSYLDTPRGINPIVEKLPPNLQEKWLSKGSRYKEHHRVCYPPFSFFADFVSSEAKA